In the Azospirillum sp. TSH100 genome, CGAAGCTGTTCAGCTGGTCCACCATCGTGTTGATGGTCGATTTCAGCTCCAGAATCTCGCCCTTCACGTCGACGGTGATCTTCTTCGACAAGTCGCCGTTTGCCACGGCGGTCGTCACTTCGGCGATGTTGCGGACCTGACCGGTCAGGTTGGTCGCCATCGCATTCACGCTGTCGGTCAAATCCTTCCAGGTGCCGCCAACGCCCTTCACTTGGGCCTGACCGCCCAGCTTGCCTTCGGAACCCACCTCGCGTGCCACGCGCGTCACTTCCGAGGCAAAGCTGTTCAGCTGGTCCACCATCGTGTTGATGGTGTTCTTCAGCTCCAGAATTTCGCCCTTCACCGGCACGGTGATCTTCTTCGAGAGGTCGCCGTTCGCCACGGCGGTCGTCACATCGGCGATATTGCGGACCTGACCGGTCAGGTTCGCCGCCATCAGATTCACGCTGTCGGTCAGATCCTTCCAGGTGCCGCCGACACCCTCCACCTTCGCCTGACCACCCAGCTTGCCCTCCGAGCCCACCTCGCGCGCAACGCGCGTCACTTCCGAGGCGAAGCTGTTCAGCTGGTCCACCATCGTGTTGATGGTCGATTTCAGCTCCAGAATCTCACCCTTCACATCGACGGTGATCTTCTTCGACAGGTCGCCCGTCGCGACGGCGGTGGTCACGTCGGCGATGTTGCGGACCTGTCCGGTCAGGTTGGCCGCCATCATGTTCACGCTGTCGGTCAGATCCTTCCAGGTGCCGCCGACGCCCTCGACCTTGGCCTGACCGCCCAGCTTGCCTTCGGAGCCCACCTCGCGCGCAACGCGCGTCACCTCCGAGGCGAAGCTGTTCAACTGGTCCACCATCGTGTTGATGGTGGATTTCAGCTCCAGAATCTCACCCTTCACATCGACGGTGATCTTCTTCGACAGGTCGCCCTTGGCGACCGCGGTGGTGACTTCGGCGATGTTGCGAACCTGACCGGTCAGGTTTTCCGCCATCATGTTCACATTGTCGGTCAGATCCTTCCAGGTGCCACCGACACCCTCGACCTTGGCCTGACCACCCAGCTTGCCTTCCGAGCCCACCTCGCGCGCAACGCGCGTCACTTCCGAGGCGAAGCTGTTCAGCTGGTCCACCATCGTGTTGATGGTCGATTTCAGCTCGAGGATCTCGCCCTTCACATCGACGGTGATCTTCTTCGACAGGTCGCCCTTGGCGACCGCGGTCGTCACTTCGGCGATGTTGCGGACCTGACCGGTCAGGTTCGCCGCCATCACGTTGACGTTCTCGGTCAGATCCTTCCAGCTGCCGGCGACGCCCTTGACCTGGGCCTGACCGCCCAGCTTGCCTTCGATGCCGACCTCGCGCGCCACGCGCGTCAGTTCGGTGGTGACGGTGACGAGCTGGTCCACCATGGTGTTGACGTTGCGGGCGGTGCGCAGGAATTCACCCTGCAGCGGCCGGCCCTCGATCTCAAGCGCCATGGTCTTGGACAGGTCGCCCTTGGCGACAGCGCCGATGACGCGGGCGATTTCCGTCGTCGGCTGGATCATATCGCCGACCAGCGTGTTGATGCTGTCGACGCAGGTTTCCCACCCGCCGGACGCATTGTTCAGCTTGGCGCGCTGGCTGATGCGGCCTTCCTTGCCGATGGCGACGCTGAGTCGGCTGACCTCGGCGGTCAGGTTCTGGTTCAGTTCGACCACGTCGTTGAAGGCGGCGGCAATTTCGCCGTCGATTCCGGTGAGGTCCAGCGGCAGCCGTACCGAGAATTCACCCTTGCGCAATTGCCGCAGGGCCATCAGCAGAACCTTCGGATCCAACGCGTCCGCCGTCTCGACCATCGCCGTCATGCCGTTCCCCAATCCGCGCGCCGTGCCCACCATGGACCGCGCTCTGCCCATCCCCAGGACCGCCCGACTGCGCGGTCGAAGAAAACTTAGGCCAACACAACCGGGATTCCGAACGTCCGCACCGACAGTGTGCGCACTCCATCCTCATCCGGAGCGTGACTGCGCAGTCCTACAGCCCCGCACCATGAAGTAAAGGCGATTCGGGTCAACTTGGCCTTTCGTATAAATTCTAACTTCCGGCGTAAGTGCTATGCCTATAACTTAGGATGGGGCTGGAATTTTCTTGAGCTTGGCCGGTCTTATCACGGGCTCAACTCAGCCGAGCGGCCGATGTGCAAAGCTCAGGCTCCGGAACGATTCGACGGCCGCGACCGTTATAAACTCAGCCATGGCGGGACTTTTCAGCAGCTGCCGCTTTCCGCAAGGCAAGACGACCCGACACTTCACAGCCCGAGGCTTGGCAATGACTTTTTGGACGTTTCCCATGCAGGCTTCGATGTGCTGCATGCTCTCTTGGATGCGCGCCTGCCAACAGGGTGCTGCCCTTGCCCACTCCTTTTCCGGAATGCCTCTCCTCACCCAGCCGCCGCCTCCGGCCAACGTGTTGCCCTTCCCGGCACGCCGTACGGCGCGTGGGGGTGGGTTCGTCGGTTCGGCCGTGGTGATCCCGCTCGGACGGCGCTGATCGCCCCTAAACGCCCGCTCACGCAATTGTGTAGACCCTGTGATTTGCCGATGGCCGGCCGCAGACCTATGGTTAGTGGCAGGAATGGTCCGTTCGGGAGAGGGTCGATGCTGTTCAAGTTTCCCACCGCGTCGCAGGCACGCGAAGACGAGGTGACGCCGCGGGAGTTGTTCCTGTCGCGCCGCAGCCTGATCGCCGGTGGCGCCGCCGCCATGGCGCTGGGCAGCCTGCCGGTTTGGAGCGGCAACGCGCTGGCAGGCCCTTTCCAGGCGGCGACCACGATCAAGCCGGCCGATCCGAAGTTCGATCCGACGACGCCGATGAAGTCGGCCACCAGCTACAACAACTTCTATGAGTTCGGCACCGGCAAGAGCGATCCGGCCGAAAACGCAGGCACTCTGAAGACCCGTCCCTGGGAAATCGCCATCGGCGGCGAAGTGGCCAAGCCGATGACCATCGGGATCGAGGATCTGTTGAAATTCCCGATGGAGGAACGCGTCTACCGCCTGCGCTGCGTCGAAGGCTGGTCGATGGTGATCCCCTGGGTCGGCTTTTCGCTGGCGGAACTGCTGAAGCGGGTTGAGCCGACCGGCAACGCAAAATACGTCGCCTTCCAGACCCTGAACGACCCGAAGCAGATGCCGGGCCTGCGCTCCTGGGTGTTGGACTGGCCCTATACCGAAGGGCTGCGGCTGGACGAGGCGATGCACCCCCTGACCATGCTGGCCGTCGGCATGTATGGCGAGGTGCTGCCCAACCAGAACGGCGCCCCGATCCGGCTGGTGGTGCCATGGAAATACGGTTTCAAGTCGATCAAATCGATCGTCAAGATCTCGCTGGTGAAGGAGCAGCCGGCCACCGCCTGGAACAAGTCGCAGCCGCGTGAGTACGGCTTCTATTCCAACGTCAATCCGGACGTCGACCATCCGCGCTGGAGCCAGGCGACCGAGCGGCGCGTCGGCGAATTCTCGCGCCGCAAGACCCTGCCCTTCAACGGCTATGGCGAAGAGGTCGCGTCGCTCTATGCCGGCATGGATTTGAAGGCGAATTACTGACCATGGCCGCCCCCCTCGCCTCCGCCGGCGGCGTCGATGTGCGCGCCGCCGCGAACGCCGCCCTCACCTCGCGCTGGGCCAAGCCCGTCGTCTTCACCCTCGCCCTGGTTCCGCTGGTCTGGACCGTCTGGCTCGCCTACACTGGCGAGTTGGGGGCGGAGCCGGTGCTGGAGAGCGTCAAGGCCAGTGGGCTGTGGGCCTTGCGCTTTCTGCTGATCGCGCTGGCGCTGAGCCCGCTGCGGATGCTGACGGGGGTGGCGGGGCTGGCGCGCTTCCGCCGGATGTTGGGGCTGTTCGCCTTCTTCTACGCAGCCGTCCACCTGTCCACCTATGTCGGGCTGGACCAGTTCTTCGACTGGGCGGCGATCTGGAAGGAAATCGTCAAGCGGCCCTACATCACGGTCGGCATGGGGGCTTTCCTGATCCTGACCTTGTTGGCCGCCACCTCCACCGACGGCATGGTGAAGCGCTTGGGCGGCAAGCGCTGGCGCGTCCTGCACAAGGCTGTGTTCGTCGCCGGGCTGGCTGGCTGCCTGCACTTCATCATGCTGGTGAAAGGCTGGCAGACCACACCGCTGGTCTATGCGCTGATCTGCGTCGGGCTGCTGGCCTTCCGCCGCTGGCCGATCCGGTTGGGACGGGAAAAGGACCGGCGGCGGAAGGATGAGACACCTGCGGTCAGAACACGGCCCGCAACAGCCCGACGGTCCGGCGAAGCGCCAGAACCGCACTTTCCGGATGGAAGCTCCCCCGCTCGTCGCAGTTGAAGCCGTGGCCGGCCGGATAGACATGCACCGGCGCCCATGGATAGCGCGACCGCACCCCCTCGGCGACCGACAGCGGGATGGCGTGATCCTGCTCGCCGAAATGCAGCAGGGTCGGCACCCGCGGGGGGCTGTCCAGCGTCTTGCCGATATCGCCGCCGTAATAGCAGACGGCCGCCCGCACCGGCAGCGACGCCGCCGACGCCCAGGCGACGCTGCCGCCCCAGCAATAGCCGACAATGGCAGCCGCCCCGTCGCCCCCCAGATAGGCCAGCGCCGCCGAGACATCCTGCAGGGCGTCGGCAATCGCCACCGCCCCCTTCAGGGCGATGCCCCGCTTGATCCCGGCATCGTCATAGGGCAGCTCCACCCCGCGTTCGGCCCGGTCGAACAGGTCAGGCGCCACGGTGGTGAAGCCCTGCTGGGCGAAACCGTCGCAGACGCTGCGGATATGATGATTGATGCCGAAGATCTCCGGCGCCACGATCAGGCGCCCGATTTCCTCGCCCCTGGCCGGCGCGCGATAGGCGCGCATCCGGTGGCCGTCCGCCGCCGTCAGTTCGATCCAGCCGGCAGCCGTTGCGTCACTCATGTCCCGAACCCTCATCTTTGCAAGACCGCTCACGGAGGTCCAGGCGGTCGTTGCGGACAATCATAAGGGTCTGAAACGTCAGGGCAACTGGCGACAGGGCGGCGCCCTGCCTCCTTCGGCATATCCACCCTTCCCTTCGTGTTATTGCTTCGTCAGGTTTCGGTCCGTGGCCTCCAAGGCCGGCCTACCCATGACGAGGTGAATCGTGCGCAACTTCGCTTTCCTTGCCGTCTTCACCGCCCTGACCGGCGCCGCCGTCTCCGCACAGGCGGCCGACACCTACAAGTTCAACCTGCACAACAAGTCGTCGGACTACGTCATCAGCGGTTTCCGCACCTATGAGGGCGGGACCTGGAGCAAGAACTGGATCGACTTCAAGCTGAAGCCCGGCGAATCCGCCGAGATGGACTGGGGCAGCAACGAGGGCAACTGCGTCGTGCCCTTCAAGGTCGACTGGGTCGGCTATGAATCGGAGAAGTTCAGCGTCGACTGGTGCAAGGTCAAGAACATCTACATGAAGGATCAGGGCTTCAGCTTCGACTGACCGGCTTTCAACCGGCTGCCGGGGGCGCTGCGAACCGTCGTGGCGCCCCCTAATGACAAGGGCCTCAGGCTGCGCGAATGCCGGACAGGAAGGTCTCGATCTCCCGCCGAAGGTCCGCCGCCTGACGGGTCAGGCCGGTGGAGGCGTCGAGAACCAGCGATGCCGCCTGCCCGGTCTGCGCGGCGGCCTCATGCACCTGCGCGATGTTGCCGCTGACCTCGCCCGTGCCCTGGGCCGCCTGCTGGACGTTGCGGGAAATCTCCGCCGTGGTGGCACTCTGCTCTTCGATGGCGGCGGCGATGGTCGCGGCGATCTCGTTCATCGTGCTGATGGTTCCACCGATCCCTTCGATGGCGCTGACCGTGCCCTGGGTGGCGTTCTGCACGCTGTCGATCTGGGCAGAGATGTCCTCGGTCGCCTTGGCCGTCTGGTTGGCCAGCTGCTTCACCTCACTCGCCACGACGGCAAAGCCCTTGCCCGCCTCGCCGGCGCGTGCCGCCTCGATGGTGGCGTTCAGGGCCAGCAGATTGGTCTGGCTGGCGATGGACTGGATCAGCTTCACCACTTCACCGATACGCGCCACCTCTCCTGCCAGGTTGCGGACGGAACCGGTGGTGTCCTGCGCCTCCCTCACCGCCTGAGCGGCGACGCTGTTGGAGCGGGAGACCTGTTCGCTGATCTCGCGGATCGACGCCGTCATTTCCTCGGTCGCGGAGGCCACCGTCTGCACGTTCATCGAGGTCTGCTCGGCCGCCGAGGTGGAGGCGGAGGCCTGCCGGCTGGTCTCCTCCGCCAGCGTGGCCATCGAATCGGCGGTTTCGCTCAATTGGGCGGAGGCACCGGAGACGCTGTTCAGGATGGCCGACACAGTGCTGTCGAAGTCATGCACCATCCGTTCAACCGTCGCCGTGCGCTTTTCGCGGGCGGCGCGCTGGGTTTCCTGATCGGCTTCCAGCCGCACGCGCTCCACGGCACTTTCCTTCAGCACCTGGATGGCCCGCGCCATGGCGCCGATCTCGTCCGGCAGCTTGGAATAGGCGATGTCGACGCCAAGGTCGCCGTCGGCCAGCCGCACCACGGTGGAGGTCAGCGAGCCCAGGCGCCGCGTCACCTGCACCGACAGCACGATCAGCACAATGCCGAAGGTGATGCAGACCGCAGCCAGAACCAGGCCGGCCAGGATCAGCTGTGTCCAGGCTTCGGCAATGCTCTCCTCGTTGAGCTGATGGGCGACGGCAAGGGACGCATCGCGCATCACCAGGATGTTGTTCAGCATTGGCGTCACCCAAGGACGCCAGTCGGCCAACGCGACCGGAGACGGCGTGCCTTTCCGCGCTGCGTCGAGCACGCTCTGGAAACGCTGCTCCCCCTCCGTCATCATGGTGGAGCGCACATGGTCCAGCGCCTTGGTCAGTTCAGGCGGATTGCCGAGATTCAGCACCGCCTGCTGCATCATCTGCCACAGGACGGCGACCTTGCCGGTCATTTCCGTCGCCGCCTGCAAGCGGTCCGGCCCGAACGGCATGCCGGCGACGAACAGCCCGACCGATGCAGACCTTGTGCCGCCGATGTCGCGCATGTCCTGAGCCAGACGCGCCAGATTGACGTGTCCGAACAGGTCGGAGCCGTTGACGATGGTGGACCGGTAGGTGTCGTCGATCGCCTTGCCGACACTCTGGTTGGCTGAGGCGATGGCGTCGATGGTGACCGCGGCGATGGTCGCCGGGCGGGCAGGCTTGGCCTGCTCCGCCGCCTGTCGGGCCGCGGTGCGGGCGGCCTTCATCTGGCTGGCGGCGTTCAGGATGGGACCGGTGGACAGGCCGGCGGCCTCCATCCGCGCCCGCGCCTTTTCGATCGCGGCGTCGGTGACACCGACGGCGTCGTCCAGCGGCTTGGCGGTGGCAGCCTCCAGCGGCTTGTCACTGTCGAACGCCACCGCCCATCGCCCGCGTTCGCTGGCCAGCAGGGGGCCGATCTGCAACGTCGCCTCGAAGGCGTAGAGCGAGCGTTCGGTCCGGTGGCGCTGCTGCAAGGCGCCGACCGCATCCCATGCAAGGACTGCCGCCATACAGATGGGAAAGGCGGCGATCAGGATATTCGCGCACAGAATCTTGGTACGAATATTCATGCGAGTCCCCCAGGCGGCTGACGCCGGATTCTGATTGTGTCCGGTAGCAGCCATGAAAGTAATTGTATTTCGTCCGTCAGTCACTTAGGGGCCGTCCGGAGCCCGATGCGATCGGCTCGGGACCCAGACCGATCGGCGCCGGTTTCCCATCGAAGCCCGAAGGCGGTACGCACATTGTACATATTCTGCGCGCTAAATATATTTGATATTCCCTTGTGATAAACTATTCTTCGCTGTAGCGTGACCCGAGCCGTCGAACGCCAAGACAGGCATCGGCCGTAAAGCGCCGAAGACGGCGAACCAACCCAACCTCGCATGCAAGAAACATTGGGCATCAACCGATGAAATGGCTGAAATCGCTTCTCGTCGCCGGCCTCCTTCAGGTCGCTGCCGTCTCCGCCGCCCAGGCTCAGGCCGACCTGGACCGCATCAAGGCCGACGGCGTGCTGAAGATCGGCACCGAAGGCACCTATGCCCCTTTCACCTACCATGACGCATCGGGCGCGCTCGTTGGCTTCGACGTGGAGATCGGGCGCGAGATCGCCAAGCGCATCGGCGTGAAGGCGGAGTTCCTGGAGGGAAAGTGGGACGGGCTGATTGCCGGCCTCGACGCCCGCCGCTACGACGCCGTCATCAATCAGGTCGGCATCACCGAGGCGCGCAAGGCGAAGTATGATTTCTCCGACCCCTACATCACCAGCCGCGCCGTGCTGATCGTGAAGGGCGACAACAGCGTGATCAAGAGCTTCGCCGACCTGAAGGGCAAGAAGTCAGCCCAGTCGCTGACCAGCAACTTCGGCAAGCTGGCGGAGGCGTCGGGCGCGCAGTTGGTCGGGACCGACGGTTTCGACCAGTCGATCCAGCTGGTCCTAAACGGCCGGGCAGACGCGACGGTGAATGACAGCCTATCCTTCCTCGATTTCAAGAAGCACAAGCCAGACGCCAACGTGAAGATCGCCGCGACCCAGGACAATGCCGACCAGTCCGGCATCATCGTCCGCAAGGGCGAGGCCAAGCTGGTCACTGCCATCAACGAGGCGCTGACCGCCATCAAGGCCGACGGCACCTATGCGGCGATCTCGCAGAAGTATTTCGGCGCCGACGTTTCCAGGTAACCGTCCCGCTTTATATTCAGGCTTTCAACAATGCCCCCTGCCCGTCCGGGCCGGGGGCATTGTCGTTCCATCATCAATCGTCATTCCATCCTCACGAGAGGCACCTTCCCCGTGCTGCACTGGCTTACCCTGATGGCGGACTCGCTTCCGTCGCTGCTGTGGGCGGCGCTGGTCTTCACCGTTCCGCTGACGCTGGCTTCCTTCGCGCTGGGCCTGATCGTCGGGCTGGTCGCGGCGGTGGTCCGGCTGTTCGGGCCGGCCCCGCTGGCCGCCATCGTCCGCTTCTATGTCTGGATCATCCGCGGCACGCCGCTGCTGGTGCAGCTGTTCCTGATCTTCTACGGCCTGCCCAGCGCCGGCATCGTGCTGGACGCCTTCCCGGCCGCACTGATCGGCTTCACGCTGAATGTCGGCGCCTACACCTCCGAGATCATCCGCGCCGTCATCGGCTCGGTGCCGAAGGGCCAGTGGGAAGCCGCCTATTCCATCGGCATGAGCTGGTCGCAGGCGATGCGCCGCACCATCCTGCCGCAGGCCGCCCGCGTCGCCGTGCCGCCGCTGTCCAACAGCTTCATCTCGCTGGTCAAGGACACCTCGCTCGCCGCCGCCATCACGGTGCCGGAGCTGTTCCAGGCTGCCCAGCGCATCGTCGCCACCACCTACGAGCCGCTGATCCTCTATGTCGAGGCGGCGTTGATCTATCTCGTGCTCAGTTCCGTCCTGTCGGCGCTGCAAGTCCGCTTGGAGAAGCGGCTCAACCAGTATGGCGGTTTCCTGGAGGCCAAGTCGTGATCCGGCTGACGAACATCGAAAAGCGCTTCGGCGACCTGACCGTGCTGAAGGGCGTATCGGTCACCGTGGCAGAGGGCCGCGTCACCGCCCTGATCGGCCCGTCCGGCGGCGGCAAGAGCACGCTTCTGCGCTGCATCAACCTGCTGGAGATCCCAACCTCCGGCACC is a window encoding:
- the msrP gene encoding protein-methionine-sulfoxide reductase catalytic subunit MsrP codes for the protein MLFKFPTASQAREDEVTPRELFLSRRSLIAGGAAAMALGSLPVWSGNALAGPFQAATTIKPADPKFDPTTPMKSATSYNNFYEFGTGKSDPAENAGTLKTRPWEIAIGGEVAKPMTIGIEDLLKFPMEERVYRLRCVEGWSMVIPWVGFSLAELLKRVEPTGNAKYVAFQTLNDPKQMPGLRSWVLDWPYTEGLRLDEAMHPLTMLAVGMYGEVLPNQNGAPIRLVVPWKYGFKSIKSIVKISLVKEQPATAWNKSQPREYGFYSNVNPDVDHPRWSQATERRVGEFSRRKTLPFNGYGEEVASLYAGMDLKANY
- a CDS encoding sulfite oxidase heme-binding subunit YedZ, encoding MAAPLASAGGVDVRAAANAALTSRWAKPVVFTLALVPLVWTVWLAYTGELGAEPVLESVKASGLWALRFLLIALALSPLRMLTGVAGLARFRRMLGLFAFFYAAVHLSTYVGLDQFFDWAAIWKEIVKRPYITVGMGAFLILTLLAATSTDGMVKRLGGKRWRVLHKAVFVAGLAGCLHFIMLVKGWQTTPLVYALICVGLLAFRRWPIRLGREKDRRRKDETPAVRTRPATARRSGEAPEPHFPDGSSPARRS
- a CDS encoding dienelactone hydrolase family protein, coding for MSDATAAGWIELTAADGHRMRAYRAPARGEEIGRLIVAPEIFGINHHIRSVCDGFAQQGFTTVAPDLFDRAERGVELPYDDAGIKRGIALKGAVAIADALQDVSAALAYLGGDGAAAIVGYCWGGSVAWASAASLPVRAAVCYYGGDIGKTLDSPPRVPTLLHFGEQDHAIPLSVAEGVRSRYPWAPVHVYPAGHGFNCDERGSFHPESAVLALRRTVGLLRAVF
- a CDS encoding HAMP domain-containing methyl-accepting chemotaxis protein; the encoded protein is MNIRTKILCANILIAAFPICMAAVLAWDAVGALQQRHRTERSLYAFEATLQIGPLLASERGRWAVAFDSDKPLEAATAKPLDDAVGVTDAAIEKARARMEAAGLSTGPILNAASQMKAARTAARQAAEQAKPARPATIAAVTIDAIASANQSVGKAIDDTYRSTIVNGSDLFGHVNLARLAQDMRDIGGTRSASVGLFVAGMPFGPDRLQAATEMTGKVAVLWQMMQQAVLNLGNPPELTKALDHVRSTMMTEGEQRFQSVLDAARKGTPSPVALADWRPWVTPMLNNILVMRDASLAVAHQLNEESIAEAWTQLILAGLVLAAVCITFGIVLIVLSVQVTRRLGSLTSTVVRLADGDLGVDIAYSKLPDEIGAMARAIQVLKESAVERVRLEADQETQRAAREKRTATVERMVHDFDSTVSAILNSVSGASAQLSETADSMATLAEETSRQASASTSAAEQTSMNVQTVASATEEMTASIREISEQVSRSNSVAAQAVREAQDTTGSVRNLAGEVARIGEVVKLIQSIASQTNLLALNATIEAARAGEAGKGFAVVASEVKQLANQTAKATEDISAQIDSVQNATQGTVSAIEGIGGTISTMNEIAATIAAAIEEQSATTAEISRNVQQAAQGTGEVSGNIAQVHEAAAQTGQAASLVLDASTGLTRQAADLRREIETFLSGIRAA
- a CDS encoding amino acid ABC transporter substrate-binding protein produces the protein MKWLKSLLVAGLLQVAAVSAAQAQADLDRIKADGVLKIGTEGTYAPFTYHDASGALVGFDVEIGREIAKRIGVKAEFLEGKWDGLIAGLDARRYDAVINQVGITEARKAKYDFSDPYITSRAVLIVKGDNSVIKSFADLKGKKSAQSLTSNFGKLAEASGAQLVGTDGFDQSIQLVLNGRADATVNDSLSFLDFKKHKPDANVKIAATQDNADQSGIIVRKGEAKLVTAINEALTAIKADGTYAAISQKYFGADVSR
- a CDS encoding amino acid ABC transporter permease, which produces MADSLPSLLWAALVFTVPLTLASFALGLIVGLVAAVVRLFGPAPLAAIVRFYVWIIRGTPLLVQLFLIFYGLPSAGIVLDAFPAALIGFTLNVGAYTSEIIRAVIGSVPKGQWEAAYSIGMSWSQAMRRTILPQAARVAVPPLSNSFISLVKDTSLAAAITVPELFQAAQRIVATTYEPLILYVEAALIYLVLSSVLSALQVRLEKRLNQYGGFLEAKS